One genomic region from Apodemus sylvaticus chromosome 1, mApoSyl1.1, whole genome shotgun sequence encodes:
- the Ccdc89 gene encoding coiled-coil domain-containing protein 89: MPQEEKTLRMDTPPPDEVLGKQNENLQNQDEELGFKEMDGLREALANLRGLSEEEKGEKAMLRSRIQEQSQLICILKRRSDEALERCQILELLNSELEEKRMQEMEKMKVQNEHVQKLESRFMTLAANHELMIRFKDEHKSENIKLKEENEKLRQENNSLFSQPLKDLEAKVLELTTHNKALVEELEVLKQRCAHEVSQAQAREKELLGLQNQQAYDHAKEAEELRSQLQSIRQQHLQAAEQMGKDQEANINLNQELQARLQTALREKEELLQLSMERGKVLQNKQAEIRQLEEKLETAAMAKKHALERFEQEAVAVDSNLRVRELQRRVDGIQKAYDELRLQSEAFKKHSLDLLSKERELNAKLRHLFP, encoded by the coding sequence ATGCCTCAGGAGGAGAAGACTCTTAGAATGGATACCCCACCCCCCGACGAGGTCTTAGGAAAACAAAACGAAAACCTGCAAAACCAGGATGAGGAATTGGGGTTTAAGGAAATGGACGGTCTGAGAGAAGCTTTGGCTAACCTTAGGGGGCTGTCCGAGGAGGAGAAGGGCGAGAAGGCAATGCTCCGCTCCCGCATCCAAGAGCAATCCCAGCTCATCTGCATCCTGAAACGCAGATCCGATGAGGCCCTGGAACGCTGCCAGATCCTAGAGCTGCTCAACTCAGAGCTGGAAGAGAAGAGGATGCAGGAGATGGAGAAGATGAAGGTTCAGAATGAGCACGTCCAAAAGCTGGAGAGTCGCTTTATGACCCTGGCAGCCAACCATGAGCTCATGATCCGCTTCAAGGACGAGCACAAGAGCGAAAACATCAAGCTGAAGGAGGAgaatgagaagctgaggcaggagaataacaGCCTCTTCAGCCAGCCTCTGAAAGATCTGGAGGCCAAGGTACTGGAGCTCACGACACACAACAAGGCCCTGGTGGAGGAACTGGAGGTCTTGAAACAGAGATGCGCTCATGAAGTCAGCCAGGCTCAGGCCCGAGAGAAGGAGCTGCTGGGTCTGCAGAACCAACAAGCCTATGACCATGCCAAGGAGGCCGAGGAGCTGCGCAGCCAGCTGCAGAGCATCAGGCAGCAGCACCTGCAGGCAGCGGAACAGATGGGGAAGGACCAAGAGGCTAATATCAACCTGAACCAGGAGCTGCAGGCCCGGCTGCAGACTGCCCTGCGTGAGAAAGAGGAGCTGCTGCAGCTGTCCATGGAGAGGGGCAAGGTGCTTCAGAACAAACAGGCTGAGATCCGCCAGCTTGAGGAGAAGTTGGAGACGGCCGCCATGGCCAAGAAGCATGCACTAGAACGCTTTGAGCAAGAGGCAGTGGCCGTTGATAGCAACTTGAGAGTTCGCGAGCTTCAGCGCAGGGTAGATGGGATCCAAAAAGCTTACGATGAGCTGCGTCTGCAGTCAGAAGCCTTCAAAAAGCACAGCCTGGATCTTTtaagcaaagagagagaacttaATGCCAAACTCCGCCATCTCTTTCCATAA